The proteins below come from a single Burkholderia contaminans genomic window:
- a CDS encoding multidrug effflux MFS transporter, translated as MSDSNRYENFLVFLAPLINSVGGIAIDLYAPSIPAIGRELNVMPSMMQNTITITLVFYAIGQLAFGMLADWWGRRPSVLFGLALFIAGSALAVVAPSFEVLMAGRAIQGFAIGSCQVVARAVLVDRLKGDRFRVAIVYLSLAFGLGPVIAPYIGGHVQEWAGWRWNFVVYCGYGLVVLSFAFVGLRETLRPELRRTPRQTIAGYREILSDSHFQSAVAMLGMSFSAFLMWNVIGPYIVQFRLGHSASYFGSTALGVGLCYLGGTTLNRSLIRRYSGEQLMRGGIAIFALGVACVASSGGELILVTALGGIMLIAFAQGFIFSNAMARSMALFPGRAGAAASLQGCLMLALGSIVSGVVSALPIETNAAIAVMFACLLGVTMIGFRQLHRLHPQVAR; from the coding sequence ATGTCCGACTCAAATAGATACGAAAACTTCCTCGTGTTCCTGGCGCCGCTGATCAACAGCGTCGGCGGGATCGCGATCGACCTGTATGCGCCGAGCATTCCGGCCATCGGTCGAGAACTCAACGTCATGCCGAGCATGATGCAGAACACGATCACGATTACGCTCGTGTTCTATGCGATCGGCCAGCTCGCGTTCGGCATGCTGGCCGACTGGTGGGGCCGGCGCCCGTCGGTACTCTTCGGCCTTGCGCTGTTCATCGCCGGCAGCGCGCTCGCGGTCGTCGCGCCGTCGTTCGAGGTGCTGATGGCGGGACGCGCGATCCAGGGCTTCGCGATCGGCTCATGCCAGGTCGTCGCGCGCGCCGTGCTGGTCGACCGGCTGAAGGGCGACCGCTTCCGCGTCGCGATCGTCTACCTCAGCCTGGCGTTCGGGCTCGGCCCGGTGATCGCGCCGTACATCGGCGGACACGTGCAGGAGTGGGCCGGCTGGCGCTGGAACTTCGTCGTGTACTGCGGCTACGGGCTCGTCGTGCTGTCGTTCGCGTTCGTGGGCCTGCGCGAGACGCTGCGGCCGGAGTTGCGGCGCACGCCGCGGCAAACCATCGCGGGCTATCGCGAGATCCTGTCCGATTCGCACTTCCAGTCGGCTGTCGCGATGCTCGGGATGAGCTTCTCGGCGTTCCTGATGTGGAACGTGATCGGGCCGTACATCGTGCAGTTCCGCCTCGGGCATTCCGCGTCGTACTTCGGCTCGACCGCGCTCGGCGTCGGGCTGTGCTACCTCGGCGGCACGACGCTGAACCGGAGCCTGATCCGGCGCTACAGCGGCGAGCAGCTGATGCGCGGCGGCATCGCGATCTTTGCGCTCGGGGTGGCGTGCGTGGCGTCGAGCGGCGGCGAGCTGATCCTGGTGACCGCACTCGGCGGGATCATGCTGATCGCGTTTGCGCAGGGCTTCATCTTCTCCAACGCGATGGCGCGCTCGATGGCCCTGTTCCCGGGCCGCGCGGGCGCCGCCGCGAGCCTGCAGGGGTGCCTGATGCTCGCGCTCGGCTCGATCGTGTCGGGCGTCGTCAGCGCGCTGCCCATCGAGACGAATGCGGCGATTGCCGTCATGTTCGCGTGCCTGCTGGGCGTGACCATGATCGGCTTCAGGCAACTGCATCGCCTGCATCCGCAGGTGGCGCGATGA
- a CDS encoding DoxX family membrane protein codes for MKAAVALALRLVLGAFWIWAGSTKIVGHFDAGPFLSAAVSRSTVAPEAVRLALAGAIGHVALPHVVAVNLVVPWLELAAGLSILLGIATAWGVAGAAAMSVLFLMCGAVSTNPLLLFGAVLLAMFHPYARAWTLHASRSPATTI; via the coding sequence ATGAAGGCCGCCGTCGCGCTCGCGCTGCGGCTCGTCCTCGGCGCGTTCTGGATCTGGGCCGGCTCGACGAAGATCGTCGGGCACTTCGACGCGGGGCCCTTCCTGAGCGCTGCCGTCTCGCGATCCACAGTGGCGCCCGAAGCCGTGCGGCTCGCGCTGGCCGGCGCGATCGGACACGTCGCGCTTCCGCACGTCGTCGCGGTCAACCTGGTCGTGCCCTGGCTCGAACTGGCGGCAGGGCTGTCGATCCTGCTCGGCATCGCAACCGCGTGGGGGGTTGCCGGCGCGGCGGCGATGTCGGTGCTGTTCCTCATGTGCGGGGCGGTCAGTACCAATCCATTGCTGCTGTTCGGCGCCGTGCTGTTGGCGATGTTTCACCCGTATGCGCGCGCATGGACCCTTCATGCGTCGCGATCGCCTGCCACGACTATCTGA
- a CDS encoding efflux RND transporter periplasmic adaptor subunit, with translation MRRSMFFTAGALIVLFGALFLWRTERVSAADRPAAPPAPLPVETVVVNPEATAPTLDAVGSLEAVRQVTIAPEVAGRIVGIQFVAGSRVSAGQTLVQLYDAPEQAKLAGLQAKADYTRRQFARAEQLVPNGAEPKATFDARRYELDAARADIRETQAVITQKLIRAPFSGVIGLRRVNLGQYLNPGDAIATLTDLDVLYANFTVPQKALSRVALGQTVRVTADAYPGRTFEGRVTAIEPQVGDETRNITVQATVANSGQLLRPGMYIDAHLALPGRDAVISVPDTAVQTSQAGDTVVVVEQRDGRGVGVARVRQVRTGARERGRIVIDDGLRAGDVVVTTGQLRVAPGAKVQAQADASTQRETVR, from the coding sequence GTGAGACGCTCAATGTTTTTTACCGCGGGCGCGTTGATCGTCCTGTTTGGCGCGTTGTTCCTGTGGCGCACGGAACGTGTATCGGCTGCCGACCGGCCTGCGGCGCCACCGGCGCCGTTGCCGGTCGAAACCGTCGTCGTGAACCCGGAGGCGACGGCGCCCACGCTCGACGCGGTCGGCTCGCTCGAGGCGGTCCGTCAGGTGACCATCGCGCCGGAAGTCGCGGGGCGCATCGTCGGCATCCAGTTCGTCGCGGGCTCGCGCGTGAGTGCCGGGCAAACACTCGTGCAGCTTTACGATGCGCCCGAGCAGGCGAAGCTCGCCGGGCTGCAGGCGAAGGCCGACTATACGCGCCGGCAGTTCGCACGCGCCGAGCAGCTCGTGCCGAACGGCGCCGAGCCGAAGGCGACATTCGACGCACGCCGCTATGAACTCGACGCCGCGCGCGCCGATATCCGCGAGACCCAGGCGGTCATTACGCAGAAGTTGATCCGCGCGCCGTTCTCCGGCGTGATCGGCCTGCGCCGCGTGAACCTCGGCCAGTACCTGAACCCGGGCGACGCGATCGCGACGCTCACGGATCTCGACGTGTTGTACGCGAACTTCACGGTGCCGCAGAAGGCGTTGAGCCGCGTGGCGCTCGGCCAGACCGTGCGCGTGACGGCGGATGCGTATCCGGGCCGGACGTTCGAAGGGCGCGTGACCGCGATCGAGCCGCAGGTCGGCGACGAGACCCGCAACATCACCGTGCAGGCCACGGTGGCCAATTCCGGCCAGTTGCTGCGCCCGGGGATGTATATCGACGCGCATCTGGCGCTGCCGGGTCGCGACGCGGTGATCAGCGTGCCCGATACCGCGGTGCAGACCTCGCAGGCGGGCGACACCGTGGTCGTGGTCGAGCAGCGCGACGGGCGCGGTGTCGGCGTGGCGCGCGTGCGCCAGGTGCGGACCGGCGCGCGCGAGCGTGGCCGCATCGTCATCGACGACGGGCTGCGCGCCGGCGACGTGGTCGTGACGACCGGGCAGTTGCGCGTCGCGCCGGGCGCGAAGGTGCAGGCGCAGGCCGATGCGTCCACGCAACGGGAGACGGTGCGATGA
- a CDS encoding efflux RND transporter permease subunit produces MSQTTQGARFTDIFVRRPVLSLVCSLLILLVGLRSLGALPVRQYPMLESATISVETAYPGASQALMQGFVTTPIAQSIATADGIEYLTSTSTQGKSVVKARLRLNANADRAMTEIMAKVQEVKYKMPEGAYDSVITKLTDAPTAVMYLGFSSDTLSIPEITDYVVRVAQPLVTTVPGVASADIVGGQNLAMRVWLDASRLAAHGLSAADVSAALKANNVQAAPGQLKGALTVADISANTDLTDVGAFGNLVVKSDANGSFVRLRDVATIELGGQQYNASALMNGHRAVNIAINATPSGNPLDIVRGVQALLPTMERSKPASIRIGDVFDVARFVNASIDEVRETIIEAIAIVVVVIFLFLGSFRAVVIPVVTIPLALVGSAALMLAAGFSLNLLTLLAMVLAIGLVVDDAIVVVENIHRHIESGEPPARAALLGAREIASPVIVMTITLIAVYAPIGLMGGLTGSLFREFAFTLAGAVCVSAVIALTLSPMLSSLLLDSRMSEGRVARAIEHTLSRVTHGYRRLLHASLGARPAVLVFGAGVLLGIGVLFSGVKRELAPQEDQGSIMLQVKAPQYANLDYLERYAPQIEKVFRSLPEADTSFVLNGVGGANLGFAGVNLVDWSKRTRGAADLQALVQARANAIAGDQVFTFLLPSLPASSGGLPIQMVLRAPADFKDIFATMDKLKAAASKSGLFAVVDSDLTFDSRAVGVTIDRNQANALGVTMKDIADTLAVLVGENYVNRFDHNGRSYDVIPQVARAERLSSEMLNRYYVKTRGGKMVALSTVVRVSNGSQANALTQFNQLNSATLSAVAAPGVTMGQAVEFLQKQPLPAGYDIDWLGESRQYVQEGNRLTVTFVFALVVIFLVLAAQFESLRDPLVILVSVPLSVCGALVPLYLGFATLNIYTQIGLVTLIGLISKHGILMVSFANELQRTQHLDRRAAIEHAAAVRLRPILMTTAAMVAGLVPLIFARGAGAASRFAIGITVSTGMLVGTLFTLFVLPTVYTLIAKRHREAATSERARVLEAV; encoded by the coding sequence ATGAGCCAGACCACGCAAGGCGCGCGTTTCACCGACATCTTCGTGCGGCGGCCGGTGCTGTCGCTCGTGTGCAGCCTGCTGATCCTGCTGGTGGGCCTGCGCTCGCTCGGCGCGCTGCCGGTGCGCCAGTATCCGATGCTGGAGAGCGCGACGATCAGCGTCGAGACGGCCTATCCCGGTGCGTCGCAGGCGTTGATGCAGGGTTTCGTGACGACGCCGATCGCGCAGTCGATCGCGACGGCGGACGGCATCGAGTACCTGACCTCCACGTCCACGCAGGGCAAGAGCGTCGTGAAGGCGCGGCTGCGCCTGAATGCGAACGCCGACCGCGCGATGACGGAAATCATGGCGAAGGTGCAGGAGGTCAAGTACAAGATGCCCGAGGGCGCGTACGACTCCGTGATCACCAAGCTGACCGACGCGCCCACCGCCGTCATGTATCTGGGCTTCTCGAGCGATACGTTGTCGATCCCCGAGATCACCGATTACGTGGTGCGGGTGGCGCAGCCGCTGGTCACCACGGTGCCGGGCGTCGCGTCGGCCGACATCGTCGGCGGCCAGAACCTCGCGATGCGGGTCTGGCTCGACGCGTCGCGGCTTGCCGCGCACGGGCTGTCGGCCGCCGATGTGTCGGCCGCGCTGAAGGCGAACAACGTGCAGGCCGCGCCGGGGCAGTTGAAGGGCGCGCTGACCGTCGCCGACATTTCCGCGAACACCGACCTGACCGACGTCGGTGCGTTCGGCAACCTCGTCGTGAAATCGGATGCGAACGGCAGTTTCGTGCGGTTGCGCGACGTCGCGACGATCGAGCTGGGGGGCCAGCAATACAACGCGAGCGCGCTGATGAACGGGCACCGCGCCGTCAACATCGCGATCAACGCGACGCCGTCGGGCAACCCGCTCGACATCGTGCGCGGCGTACAGGCGCTGCTGCCGACGATGGAGCGCAGCAAGCCGGCCAGCATCAGGATCGGCGACGTGTTCGACGTCGCGCGCTTCGTCAACGCGTCGATCGACGAGGTGCGCGAGACGATCATCGAGGCGATCGCGATCGTCGTGGTCGTGATCTTCCTGTTCCTCGGTTCGTTCCGCGCGGTCGTGATCCCGGTCGTGACGATTCCGCTCGCGCTGGTCGGCTCCGCCGCGCTGATGCTGGCCGCCGGTTTCTCGCTGAACCTGCTCACGCTGCTCGCGATGGTGCTGGCGATCGGGCTGGTGGTCGACGACGCGATCGTCGTCGTCGAGAACATTCACCGGCACATCGAATCCGGCGAGCCGCCCGCGCGCGCGGCGTTGCTCGGCGCGCGCGAGATCGCGTCGCCGGTGATCGTGATGACCATCACGCTCATTGCCGTGTATGCGCCGATCGGGCTGATGGGCGGGCTGACCGGCTCGTTGTTCCGCGAATTCGCGTTCACGCTCGCGGGGGCGGTGTGCGTGTCCGCGGTGATCGCGCTGACGCTTTCGCCGATGCTGAGCTCGCTGCTGCTCGACAGCCGGATGTCGGAGGGGCGCGTCGCGCGGGCGATCGAACATACGCTGTCGCGCGTCACGCACGGGTACCGGCGCCTGCTGCACGCGAGCCTCGGCGCGCGGCCGGCGGTGCTGGTGTTCGGCGCGGGCGTGCTGCTCGGCATCGGCGTGCTGTTCAGCGGCGTGAAGCGCGAACTGGCGCCGCAGGAGGACCAGGGCTCGATCATGCTGCAGGTGAAGGCGCCGCAGTATGCGAACCTCGACTATCTCGAACGCTACGCGCCGCAGATCGAGAAGGTGTTCCGCTCGCTGCCGGAAGCGGATACGAGCTTCGTGCTGAATGGCGTCGGCGGGGCCAATCTCGGCTTTGCCGGCGTGAACCTCGTCGACTGGTCGAAGCGCACACGCGGTGCGGCCGACCTGCAGGCGCTCGTGCAGGCGCGTGCGAACGCGATCGCGGGCGACCAGGTGTTCACGTTCCTGCTGCCGTCGCTGCCCGCGTCGAGCGGCGGCCTGCCGATCCAGATGGTGCTGCGCGCGCCCGCGGACTTCAAGGACATCTTCGCGACGATGGACAAGCTGAAGGCTGCCGCGTCGAAGAGCGGGCTGTTCGCGGTGGTCGACAGCGACCTGACGTTCGACAGCCGCGCGGTCGGCGTGACGATCGACCGCAACCAGGCGAATGCGCTCGGCGTGACGATGAAGGACATCGCCGATACGCTCGCCGTGCTCGTGGGCGAGAACTACGTGAACCGCTTCGACCACAACGGCCGCTCGTACGACGTGATTCCGCAGGTCGCGCGCGCGGAGCGCCTGTCGTCCGAGATGCTGAACCGCTACTACGTGAAAACGCGCGGCGGCAAGATGGTGGCGCTGTCGACCGTCGTGCGCGTGTCGAACGGCAGCCAGGCGAACGCGCTCACCCAGTTCAACCAGCTGAACTCGGCGACATTGTCGGCGGTGGCCGCGCCCGGCGTGACGATGGGGCAGGCGGTCGAGTTTCTGCAGAAGCAGCCGCTGCCGGCCGGATACGACATCGACTGGCTCGGCGAATCGCGGCAATACGTGCAGGAGGGCAACCGGCTGACGGTCACGTTCGTGTTCGCGCTCGTCGTCATCTTCCTGGTGCTTGCCGCCCAGTTCGAGAGCCTGCGCGATCCGCTCGTGATCCTCGTGTCGGTGCCGCTGTCGGTGTGCGGCGCGCTGGTGCCGCTGTACCTCGGCTTCGCGACGCTGAACATCTATACGCAGATCGGGCTCGTTACGCTGATCGGCCTGATTTCGAAGCACGGGATCCTGATGGTGAGCTTCGCGAACGAACTGCAACGCACGCAGCATCTCGACCGGCGCGCGGCGATCGAGCACGCGGCCGCGGTACGGCTGCGGCCGATCCTGATGACGACGGCCGCGATGGTCGCCGGGCTCGTGCCGCTGATTTTCGCGCGCGGCGCGGGCGCGGCCAGCCGCTTCGCGATCGGGATCACGGTCTCGACCGGGATGCTGGTCGGTACGCTGTTCACGCTGTTCGTGTTGCCGACCGTGTACACGCTGATCGCGAAACGCCATCGCGAGGCGGCGACCAGCGAGCGCGCCCGCGTGCTGGAGGCCGTATGA
- a CDS encoding efflux transporter outer membrane subunit produces MSRIRLAAVAAAALFATGCTMAPRYTRPDAPVAQAFPSGGVYSTQPGAAAGARSANGQAATTVGWREFFADPRLQRLIEIALTNNRDLRVAVLNIEAARAQYQITRAGLFPTLDGVGTGDIQRYPQGVSPTQQATISRTYNVGLSASWELDLFGRVQSLKDQALAQYLSTAYARQASEISLVSQVADQYLTLLSTDDLLKITENTLKTARASYDLTKLQFDNGTGTELDLRQAQTVVEQALANQQAQARARAQALNALVLLVGEPLPDDLPAGMPLDAQNLLPDVPAGLPSDLLTRRPDVMQAEQALLAANANIGAARAAFFPKISLTAAFGTASPTLGGLFKAGTAAWSFAPNIALPIFEGGKNIANLGLANVQKRIEIANYEKAIQSAFREVSDGLAARGTYDRQIAALERNAHAQQRRFDLSDLRYKSGADSYLSVLTAQTDLYTAQQSLINARLARWTNLVNLYRALGGGWIQRSGETPRPADQLIASR; encoded by the coding sequence ATGAGTCGAATTCGCCTCGCGGCCGTTGCGGCGGCCGCGCTCTTCGCGACGGGCTGCACGATGGCGCCGCGCTACACGCGGCCCGACGCACCGGTGGCGCAGGCGTTCCCGTCCGGTGGCGTCTATTCGACGCAGCCGGGCGCGGCAGCGGGTGCGCGCAGCGCGAACGGCCAGGCGGCAACCACCGTCGGCTGGCGCGAATTCTTCGCCGATCCGCGCCTGCAGCGGCTGATCGAGATCGCGCTGACGAACAATCGCGATCTGCGTGTGGCAGTGCTGAATATCGAGGCCGCGCGGGCGCAGTACCAGATCACGCGAGCGGGGCTGTTCCCGACGCTCGACGGCGTGGGGACGGGCGACATCCAGCGCTATCCGCAGGGTGTTTCGCCTACTCAACAGGCGACCATCTCGCGCACCTACAACGTCGGGCTTTCGGCGTCGTGGGAGCTCGACCTGTTCGGTCGCGTGCAGAGCCTGAAGGACCAGGCGCTTGCGCAGTACCTGTCGACCGCGTATGCACGGCAGGCGTCGGAGATCTCGCTGGTGTCGCAGGTGGCCGACCAGTACCTGACGCTGCTGTCGACCGACGACCTGCTGAAGATCACGGAGAACACGCTGAAGACGGCGCGGGCGTCGTACGACCTGACGAAGCTGCAGTTCGACAATGGCACCGGCACGGAACTCGACCTGCGCCAGGCGCAGACGGTGGTCGAGCAGGCGCTCGCGAACCAGCAGGCACAGGCGCGCGCTCGCGCTCAGGCGCTGAATGCGCTGGTGCTGCTGGTTGGCGAACCGCTGCCGGATGACCTGCCCGCAGGCATGCCGCTCGACGCGCAGAACCTGCTGCCGGACGTGCCGGCCGGTTTGCCGTCGGATTTGCTGACGCGTCGCCCCGACGTGATGCAGGCCGAGCAGGCGCTGCTGGCTGCGAACGCGAACATCGGCGCGGCGCGTGCGGCGTTCTTCCCGAAGATCTCGCTGACCGCCGCGTTCGGCACGGCGAGCCCGACGTTGGGCGGCCTGTTCAAGGCCGGCACGGCGGCATGGTCGTTCGCGCCGAACATCGCGCTGCCGATCTTCGAGGGCGGGAAGAACATCGCGAACCTCGGTCTGGCAAACGTGCAGAAGCGCATCGAGATCGCGAACTACGAGAAGGCGATCCAGTCGGCATTCCGCGAAGTGTCGGACGGCCTGGCCGCACGCGGTACGTACGACCGGCAGATTGCCGCGCTCGAGCGCAACGCGCACGCGCAGCAGCGCCGCTTCGACCTGTCGGACCTGCGCTACAAGAGCGGTGCCGACAGCTATCTGTCGGTGTTGACCGCACAAACCGACCTGTACACGGCGCAGCAGTCTCTGATCAATGCACGTCTGGCGCGCTGGACGAACCTGGTCAACCTGTACCGGGCGCTGGGGGGCGGATGGATCCAGCGTAGCGGTGAGACGCCGCGTCCGGCGGATCAGCTGATCGCATCCAGATAG
- the fabI gene encoding enoyl-ACP reductase FabI: MTNDDVRRPRAPGTGMRPLEGKRGIVVGLANEQSIAWGCARAFHAAGAELAVTWQSDRALPYVEPLLEQLKPAIAMPLDVSRADQMREVFDTIGEQWGGLDFLLHAVAFAPRADLHGRVVDSSPEGFALAMDTSCHSFVRMAKLAEPLMTADGCLMAMTYIGADQVIAEYGVMGPVKAALEATVRYLAVELGPAGIRVHAVSPGALPTRAASGLPNFDHLLDDTARRAPLRRPLDIDDVGALCTFLASDAARAMTGGVHYIDAGMHVLG; the protein is encoded by the coding sequence ATGACGAATGACGACGTGCGCCGGCCGCGCGCGCCTGGCACTGGCATGCGGCCGCTCGAAGGCAAAAGAGGAATCGTCGTCGGCCTGGCGAACGAGCAGAGCATCGCCTGGGGATGTGCGCGCGCCTTTCACGCGGCGGGGGCCGAGCTGGCCGTGACCTGGCAATCCGACCGCGCGTTGCCGTACGTCGAGCCGCTGCTGGAGCAACTGAAGCCGGCGATCGCGATGCCGCTCGATGTCAGCCGGGCGGACCAGATGCGCGAAGTGTTCGACACGATCGGCGAGCAGTGGGGCGGCCTCGATTTTCTGTTGCATGCCGTGGCCTTCGCACCCAGGGCCGACCTGCACGGGCGGGTCGTCGACAGTTCGCCGGAAGGGTTCGCACTCGCGATGGATACCTCCTGCCACTCGTTCGTCAGGATGGCGAAGCTTGCCGAGCCGTTGATGACCGCCGATGGCTGCCTGATGGCAATGACCTATATCGGCGCCGACCAGGTCATCGCCGAGTACGGCGTGATGGGGCCGGTCAAGGCGGCGCTGGAGGCCACCGTTCGCTATCTGGCCGTCGAACTGGGGCCGGCAGGCATCCGCGTGCATGCGGTGTCGCCCGGTGCATTGCCCACGCGCGCGGCCTCCGGGCTGCCGAACTTCGATCACCTGCTTGACGACACCGCACGGCGTGCGCCATTGCGCCGGCCGCTCGACATCGACGACGTCGGCGCGCTGTGCACCTTTCTCGCCAGCGATGCCGCACGCGCGATGACCGGCGGCGTTCACTACATCGATGCCGGGATGCACGTGCTCGGCTGA
- a CDS encoding DUF3141 domain-containing protein, whose product MDAATQLARSHEIAAEIVHVLQKRTQHALEQYGKRLSEAFDGSDSLGHDPGADPFATPFSPLGAWHYAVDAVQRSLLFWDTLRERGTQYVERAAQGLAPVLHFDYDVVLDGRQFERPVNYALVHIRPPEGVIVDAARRPYLIIDPRAGHGPGIGGFKDDSQVGVALRAGHPVYFIVFFQEPEPGQTLLDVCAAEQVFVRKVRERHPDSLKPAIVGNCQGGWAAMMLASSSADDTGPIVINGAPMSYWSGAWSDGPGDNPMRYAGGLLGGTWLASFSSDLGNGKFDGAYLVQNFENLNPANTLWDKYYHVYDNIDTEQPRFLEFERWWGGYYLMNREEIEWITRNLFIGNKLWSGEVRDGAGNAFDLRKIRSPIILFASMGDNITPPQQAFNWVADIYGSTEEIKSRGQVIIGLMEEDVGHLGIFVSGKVAKKEHAQIVSVLDAVETLPPGLYAMSIEEVKGADGKVGYDVTFAEHRLEEIAQYFNRFGRKDEQAFEAVAELSEFTQRAYELFMQPFVQQASNETTARLLRDCHPLRFQRWAFSDLNPWLGWLKPAADTVKANRQPAGDIEPWRKLERRGSDVVSASLDFFRAMRDAGTESLFFTLYTQPFMLHFAERYRDHHAASPVAADPRDLPFVKDALASIDRGGYTEAVARAAFLLERSGEPFPLAQLATERELAETYAEYLPDLPPDQWRRIYGEQEIIATYARQQAVATLPALLARPEDRQRLLTLLDKLLGDPRVQSTSVSEQQWAALQRIRAVLGAPPATRPAMGPVAALERVQ is encoded by the coding sequence ATGGATGCTGCCACGCAACTGGCGCGCAGTCATGAGATCGCCGCGGAGATTGTCCACGTCCTGCAAAAGCGCACGCAGCACGCGCTGGAGCAGTACGGAAAGCGGTTGAGCGAAGCATTCGACGGCAGCGACAGCCTTGGTCACGACCCGGGCGCCGACCCCTTCGCTACGCCGTTTTCGCCGCTTGGCGCATGGCATTACGCGGTCGACGCCGTACAGCGCTCGCTGCTGTTTTGGGACACGCTGCGCGAGCGCGGCACGCAATACGTCGAGCGTGCGGCCCAGGGGCTCGCGCCGGTGCTTCACTTCGACTATGACGTCGTCCTCGACGGCCGGCAGTTCGAGCGGCCCGTCAATTACGCGCTCGTTCATATCCGGCCGCCGGAGGGCGTGATCGTCGACGCCGCCAGGCGGCCCTACCTGATCATCGATCCGCGCGCGGGGCACGGCCCCGGCATCGGCGGCTTCAAGGACGATTCTCAGGTCGGCGTGGCGTTGCGCGCGGGGCATCCGGTGTACTTCATCGTGTTCTTCCAGGAGCCCGAGCCCGGCCAGACGCTGCTCGACGTGTGCGCGGCGGAACAGGTGTTCGTCCGGAAGGTGCGGGAGCGGCATCCGGACAGCCTCAAGCCGGCCATCGTCGGCAACTGCCAGGGCGGCTGGGCCGCGATGATGCTCGCAAGCTCGTCGGCGGACGATACGGGCCCGATCGTGATCAACGGTGCGCCGATGTCGTACTGGAGCGGCGCGTGGAGCGACGGGCCCGGCGACAATCCGATGCGCTATGCCGGCGGGCTGCTCGGCGGCACCTGGCTCGCGTCGTTCTCGTCGGACCTCGGCAACGGCAAGTTCGACGGCGCGTATCTCGTTCAGAACTTCGAGAACCTGAACCCGGCGAACACGTTGTGGGACAAGTATTACCACGTGTACGACAACATCGACACCGAGCAGCCGCGCTTCCTCGAGTTCGAGCGCTGGTGGGGCGGCTACTACCTGATGAACCGCGAAGAGATCGAATGGATCACGCGCAACCTGTTCATCGGCAACAAGCTCTGGTCCGGCGAGGTGCGGGACGGAGCGGGCAACGCGTTCGACCTGCGCAAGATCCGCTCGCCGATCATCCTGTTCGCGTCGATGGGCGACAACATCACGCCGCCGCAGCAGGCGTTCAACTGGGTCGCCGACATCTACGGCAGCACGGAGGAGATCAAGTCGCGCGGGCAGGTGATCATCGGGTTGATGGAGGAGGATGTCGGGCATCTCGGCATCTTCGTGTCGGGCAAGGTCGCGAAGAAGGAGCACGCGCAGATCGTCAGCGTGCTGGATGCCGTCGAAACGCTGCCGCCCGGCCTCTATGCGATGTCGATCGAGGAAGTGAAAGGCGCCGACGGCAAGGTCGGTTACGACGTCACCTTTGCCGAGCACCGTCTCGAAGAGATCGCGCAATATTTCAACCGCTTCGGGCGCAAGGACGAACAGGCGTTCGAGGCCGTCGCCGAGCTGTCCGAATTCACGCAGCGCGCGTATGAACTGTTCATGCAGCCGTTCGTGCAGCAGGCATCGAACGAAACCACGGCGCGCCTGCTGCGCGATTGTCATCCGCTGCGCTTTCAGCGCTGGGCGTTTTCGGATCTGAACCCGTGGCTTGGCTGGCTGAAGCCGGCCGCCGACACGGTCAAGGCGAACCGCCAGCCGGCCGGCGATATCGAGCCGTGGCGCAAGCTCGAACGCCGCGGTTCGGATGTCGTCAGCGCGTCGCTCGATTTTTTCCGTGCGATGCGCGATGCGGGCACCGAGTCGCTGTTCTTCACGCTGTACACGCAGCCTTTCATGCTTCATTTCGCGGAACGGTATCGCGACCATCATGCCGCTTCGCCGGTGGCGGCGGACCCGCGCGACCTGCCGTTCGTGAAGGACGCGCTGGCGTCGATCGACCGGGGCGGCTACACCGAAGCGGTTGCGCGCGCAGCGTTTCTGCTCGAGCGCAGCGGCGAACCGTTTCCGCTGGCACAGCTTGCGACCGAGCGCGAACTCGCCGAAACCTACGCCGAGTATCTGCCGGACCTGCCGCCCGACCAGTGGCGGCGCATCTACGGCGAGCAGGAAATCATCGCGACTTACGCGCGGCAGCAGGCCGTCGCCACGCTGCCGGCGCTGCTGGCCCGGCCGGAGGACCGCCAGCGGCTGCTGACGTTGCTGGACAAGCTGCTGGGCGATCCGCGAGTGCAAAGCACGTCGGTGAGCGAGCAACAGTGGGCGGCGCTGCAACGCATCCGCGCGGTGCTGGGTGCACCGCCCGCGACGCGGCCGGCCATGGGGCCGGTAGCGGCCCTCGAACGTGTGCAGTGA